The following coding sequences lie in one Stigmatopora argus isolate UIUO_Sarg chromosome 5, RoL_Sarg_1.0, whole genome shotgun sequence genomic window:
- the smad4a gene encoding mothers against decapentaplegic homolog 4a: MSIANTPTSNDACLSIVHSLMCHRQGGESESFAKRAIESLVKKLKEKKDELDSLITAITTNGAHPSKCVTIPRTLDGRLQVAGRKGFPHVVYAKLWRWPDLHKNELKHVKYCQYAFDLKADSVCVNPYHYERVVSPGIDISGLNLTGSRPGSALMVKDEHDFDGPQSLPPMDEGRSMQTIQHPPSGGRPGPSDLFAPANMLPPAEASTSASTSSFPAVATGSASGNTVWSRNSSFTPNTPHHSNGHLQHHPPMPQPAHYWSVHDEFAFQPPISNHPAPDYWCSIAYFEMDLQVGETFKVPSSCPVVTVDGYVDPSGGDRFCLGQLSNVHRTEAIERARLHIGKGVQLECKGEGDVWVRCLSDHAVFVQSYYLDREAGRAPGDAVHKIYPSAYIKVFDLRQCHRQMQQQAATAQAAAAAQAAAVAGNIPGPGSVGGIAPAISLSAAAGIGVDDLRRLCILRMSFVKGWGPDYPRQSIKETPCWIEIHLHRALQLLDEVLHTMPIADPQPLD, from the exons ATGTCCATCGCCAACACGCCCACCAGCAACGACGCCTGCCTGAGCATCGTGCACAGCTTGATGTGCCACCGGCAGGGCGGTGAAAGTGAGAGCTTTGCCAAACGGGCCATTGAGAGTCTGGTTAAAAAGCTCAAGGAAAAGAAAGATGAGCTAGACTCACTTATCACCGCTATTACCACCAATGGCGCCCATCCAAGCAAGTGCGTCACAATACCCAGGACATTGGACGGACGACTGCAG GTGGCCGGACGCAAGGGTTTTCCTCATGTGGTTTATGCCAAGCTTTGGCGCTGGCCCGACCTGCACAAGAATGAGTTGAAGCATGTCAAATACTGCCAGTATGCCTTTGACCTCAAGGCTGACAGCGTGTGCGTCAATCCTTATCACTACGAGCGAGTGGTCTCCCCAGGCATTG ACATATCAGGACTGAATCTAACGGGCTCCAGGCCCGGCTCTGCGTTGATGGTCAAAGACGAGCACGATTTCGATGGGCCCCAGAGCCTGCCCCCCATGGATGAGGGTCGCTCAATGCAGACCATCCAGCACCCTCCGTCGGGGGGCCGCCCGGGGCCCTCTGACCTATTCGCGCCTGCCAACATGCTCCCGCCCGCTGAGGCGTCCACCTCCGCCTCCACTTCATCGTTCCCCGCTGTCGCCACTGGATCAGCTA GTGGCAACACAGTCTGGTCAAGAAACAGCAGCTTCACCCCAAATACACCACACCACAGCAACGGTCATCTCCAGCACCATCCTCCCATGCCACAGCCAGCACACTACT GGTCAGTCCATGACGAATTTGCCTTTCAGCCCCCCATATCCAACCATCCTG ctccagactactggtGCTCCATCGCCTACTTTGAGATGGACCTGCAGGTGGGCGAGACCTTCAAGGTGCCGTCGTCATGCCCTGTCGTAACCGTGGATGGCTACGTGGACCCGTCCGGTGGTGACCGCTTCTGTCTGGGCCAGCTCAGCAACGTCCATCGCACTGAAGCCATTGAGAGAGCCAG GCTTCACATCGGCAAAGGCGTGCAGCTGGAGTGCAAAGGCGAGGGCGACGTGTGGGTGCGCTGCCTCAGCGACCACGCCGTTTTCGTGCAGAGCTACTACCTGGATCGCGAGGCCGGGCGGGCGCCCGGGGACGCCGTACACAAGATCTACCCCAGTGCTTACATAAAG GTGTTCGACCTGCGTCAGTGTCACAGGCAGATGCAGCAGCAAGCAGCGACCGCTCAGGCGGCGGCGGCTGCGCAGGCGGCTGCCGTAGCGGGTAACATCCCCGGACCCGGCTCGGTGGGAGGCATCGCACCCGCCATCA GCCTGTCGGCGGCAGCCGGTATCGGCGTGGACGACCTTCGCCGCCTTTGCATTCTCCGCATGAGTTTCGTGAAGGGCTGGGGGCCCGACTATCCTCGGCAGAGCATCAAGGAGACCCCATGCTGGATCGAGATCCACTTGCACCGCGCCCTGCAGCTCCTGGACGAGGTGCTGCACACCATGCCCATCGCGGACCCCCAACCCCTCGACTGA